The Nitrospirota bacterium genome contains the following window.
ACGGTGAGCATGCGTCCCTGTGTGGCCCTGGCGCTGTCCAGCAACGTGGTGCGATCGATAGGGGAAATGCTGTACAGATCGATGATCCGCACGGAGATGCCGGCCGCCTTCAATGTGTCGTAGGCCTTCAGGGCCTCGAAGAGCGTAACGCCGGCCGCCACGATCGTCAGGGCATCCGACGCGCTCTGGCGAATGACCTTCGACCCGCCGAGCTGGAACGTTTCCTCCGGTCCATACAGGACAGGAGACTTGGGCCGGCCGGCCCTGATGTACACCATCCCTTTGTGGGAGGCAGCCAATTCGGCAAGCCGATAGGTACAGGTCGCATCGGATGGGTACAACACGATGACGCCAGGCTGCGCCGCCATCATTGCAATATCTTCCAATCCCATCTGCGAGGGACCGTCCTCTCCAATGCTCACGCCGATATGGGTGCCAACCAGTTTGATATTCGAACCGCTGATGGCTGCCATGCGGACGAAATCGTAGGCTCGGGTAAAGAAGGCGGCGAATGTCGCCACGAAGGGAATCTTCCCGCAGGCAGCTAAGCCGGCTGCGGCCCCCAGCATGTTTTGTTCCGCAATAAAGTTTTCAAAGAACCGATTGGGAAACTTCTTGCCGAACTTGTCGGTGTAGGTCGAATTTTTCACGTCGGCATCCAGGCCGACAACCAGCGGATTGACCGAGCCCAATATCTCAAGGGCCTGGCCGAAGGCTTCACGGGTGGCGACTGCCTCGCCGATCTTGTAGGGCGACGGCGGGAGGGGACTGATCGGTGAAGGCCCCTGGACCGGCACTGACGGTTTCCGAATCGAGATAGCCGTGCTGCTGGCCTTCAATTGTTTGGTCAATTCATCGATCGCCTGTTGGGTCTCCGCGCCTTTGGGGATCGGTTTCCCATGCCAGCTGGGATGGTTTTCCATAAAGGAAATACCCTTCCCCTTCAACGTCTTGGCAAGGAGCACAGTCGGTTTGCCTTTGGTGCCGGCGGCAGTATCGAACGCCTCAAGCAGCGCGGCAAGATCGTGCCCGTCGACCACCAGCGCTTGCCACCCAAAGCCGGCCCACCGGGAGCGATAGGCCTCCATGTCATGTTGCAGCATGGTGGGATCGCTTTGCCCCAGCCGATTCACATCGACAATGGCGCAGAGGTTATCCAACCCATGATGACGTGCGACCTCAGCCGCTTCCCAATTGGATCCCTCGACTGATTCTCCATCGCCCATCAAGACGTAGATCCTGTGATCCAGCTTATCGACGAATTTTGCGTTCAGGGCGATGCCGATGCCGACTGGAAGCCCTTGCCCCAACGAGCCAGTGGCCATATCGACAAACGGCAAGCGAGGAGTCGGGTGCCCCTCCAGGTCCGAGGCCAAGGTGCGCAACTTCAAGAGATCGCTTTTTGGGAAGAGCCCTGCCTCGGCCCAGGCGGCATAGAGCAACGGAGCTGCATGGCCCTTTGACAAGACAAACCGGTCGCTATTGAGGGCTTTCGGATTCTTGGGATCATACCGCATGACAGAGAAGAACAGGGCTGCAACAATATCCGCAGCCGAACAGCAGCTGGACGGATGCCCGCTCCCGGCTTCAGTCGTCGCACGAACACTTTCGATCCGGAGCTGCGTGGCCTTGTTCTGCAGTTCAGCAAGCATGTCGGGGGAGGCGATTGAGCTAGCCATCGGAACTCCTTTCGGGATTGGGCGCCAAAACGCTGCGGATTTTCCTTCTTCTCTATCGGTAGCAATGCGGCGGGTCTTGAGGCTAACAAAACGACATGGGGGAGTCAATGAAGCGAAACGCGAAGCGATTTCAGCAATAGCGTGAATAGCTTGTCCGTTCGTGACATTGCGACTACGATTGTATTGAGCAGGATGCTGAAAAGGGGGCTGGGGTAGCTGAGGCGATCCCCGTGCTCGCGCAACGCGCGGCCTGAGAAGGATGTGAAGGGTAGCCTGGCCGTCCTCCTGCTCGCGGAACGCGCACGATCAGAATGTGCTCGTTCGACGCGCGCAATCGAGGATCGACCAGGCCACCCTTGAAAATGAAATGGGAGATCGGGAAGACGCGCGCAGTTGGGATCATCTCAGCCACCCCTTGTAAAGTGATAGTTCACTCGACGGTGAATAGGGCTGAGGAGATTGAGATGAAGAAATCCAGATGCAGTATGGTCCTCGTTGTCGGATTGCTGGCGGTAGTGGGGCTATGGGGCTGTAATCAGGAGACGCCGATAGAGAAGACGAAGGCTGCGGCTGCGTCCGGTAGTGCGGCAACGCAGGCTGCAGGACAGGCCGCGGTTGATGCAATACAGACTCCGATGGATCAGGCCCGTCAGGTGGAAGGTACATTGGAGCAGTCAGCTGAACAGCGGGCTGCTGAGGCTAAGAAAGCGACGGAGTAGAACGCAGA
Protein-coding sequences here:
- a CDS encoding transketolase → MASSIASPDMLAELQNKATQLRIESVRATTEAGSGHPSSCCSAADIVAALFFSVMRYDPKNPKALNSDRFVLSKGHAAPLLYAAWAEAGLFPKSDLLKLRTLASDLEGHPTPRLPFVDMATGSLGQGLPVGIGIALNAKFVDKLDHRIYVLMGDGESVEGSNWEAAEVARHHGLDNLCAIVDVNRLGQSDPTMLQHDMEAYRSRWAGFGWQALVVDGHDLAALLEAFDTAAGTKGKPTVLLAKTLKGKGISFMENHPSWHGKPIPKGAETQQAIDELTKQLKASSTAISIRKPSVPVQGPSPISPLPPSPYKIGEAVATREAFGQALEILGSVNPLVVGLDADVKNSTYTDKFGKKFPNRFFENFIAEQNMLGAAAGLAACGKIPFVATFAAFFTRAYDFVRMAAISGSNIKLVGTHIGVSIGEDGPSQMGLEDIAMMAAQPGVIVLYPSDATCTYRLAELAASHKGMVYIRAGRPKSPVLYGPEETFQLGGSKVIRQSASDALTIVAAGVTLFEALKAYDTLKAAGISVRIIDLYSISPIDRTTLLDSARATQGRMLTVEDHYAHGGLGDAVLSAVGPEGIKVHKLAVRTIPHSGKPDELVDHFGIGARSIVEAAKRITK